In the Myxosarcina sp. GI1 genome, GTTTAGTTTGGGTTAGCGAGTTATTTTCTGGCGCGAAATACGGTTTTTATTTAGAGTTTCTCGAACTCAGACAAAAAGCTAAAGATGAAGAGTAGCGAATGTTAGAAACTCTTTAAAAAGCCTATTTTACTACAGAAAGTTAGAGCTTTACCCAGACTCCTTTGACGTTTGGAGTCACCCCTTACAATAGAAAAAGCTGAGAAAAGTAACCCCTACTAGCTGTTTCGCTAATGCAAGTAGCACTAAGTTTTTAAGTTATCGAAATATATTTTGTTTGTCTGAGGATATGTGACAAGTAGACGAAGGCGATCGCCAGCTTGGTTTGAGAAATCAAGCTGGCGGACGAGCAAGGTCGATAAATTGGGTCTGAACTAAAGACCTCAATCATTGAGCTGGCTTTTGTATCTAGTAAATACATTCCGCTCGAACTACCCTATAAATTATCAAAATCGACATCCCTTTCCAAATCTAAATGACGTTTTCGCTCTATTTCCTCAAAAATTTCTTGTATTTCAGTATCTTCTTGCCAAATTCCAATTACTTTTTGTAATTCTGTCCAATTGGGTTTGGGTTCTAATTCTGATTCGGAGATTTCGATAGTAACTTCTGAACCTTCGGCAATAGCAATTGGTTCTAGTAGTTCGATAGTTTGCCCTTTAATAATTCCTTTCAGCTTCATTACTTTTATCTATAGATTTGTGGCGTTGCTAAATGTGTAATGATAAGAGTCTATTTTGCTCACTCACGGCTCAAATGAACGATCTAACTTATCTAAAATCTTCAAGCCTTCTTCTGGATTTCCTTTAGCTGCTAAAGCCCTAAAACGATTCTCCGCATCAAATTCTGTTAAAGCAATAGTGGAAAATTCTTCTATCAACTTATTTAGACTAATCCCTCTCGATCTAGCCAATTCTTTTAATCTTGCGTGTTTGTCGTCTGGTAAACGAATTGTTAAAGTTGCCATACTTATCTAACTCCGAATAATATCTTCAGGTTTTAAAATCGCCAAATTGGGAAAAAGCAAATCAGAATTATGAAAATCTTTGATATTGTTAGTCGCTATAATTCGAGCATTTCCCGCCATTGCTAACTCCACTAGATGATTGTCTGCCTCATCTTTAAGATTTGGTCGCCACAGATAATAAATTGATACCCATTGACTGACGTTAATTAAGGCTGCAAACAAAGTCATGACCTCTTCTTGGCTTATGGGACATTTAGTAATAATTTCTGGTCGATTCATTACTGATTCGTACTCAGAAAATAAAGCATTGCCCATCAAAGGTTGATACTCTTGTCTCAGACAACGCCGAATCAATTCGCGATTAGCACCAGTCCTACTAATAAGCGCACCAATAAACACACTGGTATCAATAACGATTTTTGTAACCATCTTTATAAGATAGCACATACGCTATCATTAACTTAAACTACATCTCCCAACATTGCTATAATCTCTGTCTCTAAAGATTTAATATCTGCTTCAATTGACTCTAAGGGGTGGGGAGGCTGATAGACATAGAAATGAACTTTCTCGGCGATTGAGAGCAAAAAAGTCAGTCGTAGCGGTTTGTTAGGGACGTAATTACTTTTTTCTGTAATTACAGAAAATGCGCCTCGGTTGGTACCTACTTCCCAAGCTAAAATTAAATAAAGATAGTCAATTAATTATTAAAAGCGCGAGCGCAATGTCAGAAGTTACTTCTCACGGCGAACTAAATCTTCAAGACTCATCAATTCAAACGGAGAAAGGTTTTTTTTACCTTACCCCAGATGAAATCGAG is a window encoding:
- a CDS encoding putative toxin-antitoxin system toxin component, PIN family, whose amino-acid sequence is MVTKIVIDTSVFIGALISRTGANRELIRRCLRQEYQPLMGNALFSEYESVMNRPEIITKCPISQEEVMTLFAALINVSQWVSIYYLWRPNLKDEADNHLVELAMAGNARIIATNNIKDFHNSDLLFPNLAILKPEDIIRS
- a CDS encoding toxin-antitoxin system HicB family antitoxin gives rise to the protein MATLTIRLPDDKHARLKELARSRGISLNKLIEEFSTIALTEFDAENRFRALAAKGNPEEGLKILDKLDRSFEP